The proteins below come from a single uncultured Dethiosulfovibrio sp. genomic window:
- a CDS encoding FeoA family protein gives MGKISMRKMKENQSGVIRSVKAEGELGRRIRDMGLTPGTDIKILGRAPLYDPVALRVGDFTLTLRNSEADYIEVEVQD, from the coding sequence ATGGGGAAGATATCCATGAGAAAGATGAAGGAAAACCAGTCCGGCGTCATAAGGTCGGTGAAGGCCGAGGGGGAACTCGGGCGGCGAATAAGGGATATGGGGCTGACCCCAGGAACGGATATCAAAATCCTAGGCAGGGCACCTCTTTACGACCCGGTAGCCCTAAGGGTAGGGGATTTTACCTTGACCCTAAGAAACAGCGAGGCGGACTACATCGAAGTGGAGGTCCAGGACTGA
- a CDS encoding cation-translocating P-type ATPase produces MAHDFARRIVDGDRCWRGSRLFFGIGGSLLASSIISLWIYGESLHSSMVAMAAAVFMGTPLLWHAVGDLLKGSSEMNELAALGVLATFASGQFLTSALISFVMLLAAMLENRSAKGARDSLEVLMDLRPRTAWALRGREWEEVPVEDLNGGDEVKVRPGEGFPVDGVVLDGRSTVNQATITGESMPADKGPGDPVYAGTVNLTGVLVCQVTSVGKETTLGKVQDLIAQAECTKTPVMRIIDRYARWYVPTIMVLAGATLFVTRDLSRAVAMVVVACPCSILLSGPTAIVASLASAARMGILIKDVAHLEIAEKLTAMVFDKTGTVTTGELQVVEIEPSPEWSWSDLLALACGVERDSCHPVAMSLQRKAGEAGIDIPLSSSVIEHHGKGVQGEVEGKTVLVGRIKWLEDLGVSVPDALGTFPGRSLLGVAVNRSWAGQIAMEDGIKPELVEAMRNLDDYGIERKILLSGDRESVVRRVGGIMEISECFWDMLPQDKMEYVRSMIDRGDIVGVVGDGVNDGPALSAGHLAIAMGAAGSDVAISSASIALMNDDIRKVPEVLGLARETLRVIRQNLRIAFGSIGLSMILGALGVIHPAAAAVLHGVTSLTVVLNSAKLMKYPGGV; encoded by the coding sequence ATGGCACACGACTTTGCTAGACGGATTGTCGATGGAGATCGATGTTGGAGGGGGAGCAGGCTGTTTTTTGGAATAGGAGGTTCTCTTCTTGCGTCGTCGATTATATCCCTGTGGATATACGGCGAGTCCCTGCATTCCTCTATGGTCGCCATGGCGGCTGCGGTCTTTATGGGGACTCCCCTCCTATGGCACGCTGTAGGAGATCTTCTCAAGGGCTCGTCGGAGATGAACGAGCTGGCGGCACTGGGGGTGTTGGCTACCTTCGCTTCGGGGCAATTTCTGACCTCCGCTCTAATCTCCTTCGTGATGCTTCTCGCCGCTATGCTGGAGAATCGGTCCGCTAAAGGGGCTAGGGACAGTCTGGAGGTCCTTATGGATCTCCGTCCTAGAACAGCCTGGGCTCTGAGGGGAAGGGAATGGGAGGAGGTCCCTGTAGAGGATTTAAACGGAGGGGATGAGGTAAAGGTAAGGCCCGGTGAGGGCTTTCCCGTCGACGGAGTTGTCCTGGACGGTCGCTCTACGGTAAACCAGGCCACTATCACAGGGGAGTCTATGCCTGCGGACAAAGGCCCTGGCGATCCCGTTTACGCTGGTACGGTGAACCTGACGGGAGTGTTAGTATGTCAGGTTACGTCGGTAGGAAAGGAGACCACACTAGGCAAGGTACAGGATCTTATAGCTCAGGCGGAGTGCACCAAGACTCCGGTGATGAGGATAATCGATCGATATGCCCGGTGGTATGTCCCTACGATTATGGTCCTCGCGGGAGCTACGCTGTTTGTAACCAGAGATCTCAGTCGGGCGGTGGCTATGGTGGTGGTGGCCTGTCCCTGTTCTATCCTGCTTTCCGGTCCTACGGCAATAGTGGCGTCCCTCGCGTCGGCGGCGAGAATGGGGATTTTGATAAAAGACGTCGCCCATCTGGAGATAGCGGAGAAACTGACAGCTATGGTCTTCGACAAGACCGGAACCGTAACCACCGGAGAGCTTCAGGTGGTGGAGATCGAGCCTTCTCCTGAATGGAGTTGGTCCGATCTTCTGGCACTGGCCTGCGGAGTGGAGAGAGATTCCTGCCACCCTGTGGCGATGTCGCTTCAAAGGAAGGCCGGAGAGGCAGGCATAGATATCCCCCTGTCGTCGTCGGTGATAGAACACCACGGCAAAGGGGTCCAGGGAGAGGTGGAAGGAAAAACGGTCCTAGTTGGGAGGATAAAATGGCTCGAAGATCTGGGGGTCTCCGTCCCCGATGCCCTAGGGACCTTTCCTGGAAGGAGTCTATTAGGGGTAGCGGTAAACAGGAGTTGGGCAGGCCAGATAGCCATGGAGGACGGCATCAAACCGGAATTGGTGGAAGCTATGAGAAACCTGGATGATTACGGTATAGAGAGAAAAATACTCCTGTCCGGCGACAGGGAGTCGGTGGTCCGAAGGGTCGGAGGGATTATGGAGATATCCGAGTGTTTTTGGGATATGTTGCCTCAGGATAAGATGGAATACGTACGGTCGATGATAGACAGAGGGGATATAGTGGGAGTCGTAGGGGACGGGGTCAACGACGGTCCCGCCCTGTCCGCTGGACACCTGGCTATCGCCATGGGAGCGGCGGGAAGCGATGTGGCCATATCGTCGGCCTCTATCGCCTTGATGAACGACGATATCCGAAAGGTGCCCGAGGTTTTGGGGCTCGCTAGAGAGACTTTGAGGGTAATAAGGCAAAATCTTCGGATAGCCTTTGGATCTATCGGTTTATCCATGATTTTAGGTGCCCTAGGGGTTATTCACCCGGCTGCTGCGGCGGTGCTCCACGGTGTTACCTCCTTGACGGTGGTGTTGAACTCCGCAAAACTGATGAAATATCCGGGAGGGGTTTAG